A region of uncultured Carboxylicivirga sp. DNA encodes the following proteins:
- the yidD gene encoding membrane protein insertion efficiency factor YidD: MKTIKSALSALIKLLSDGIVALLIIPVKLYQWFLSPWLGASCRYTPTCSAYTIEALKKHGPIKGLWLSIKRILSCNPWGGHGHDPVP, encoded by the coding sequence ATGAAAACCATTAAGTCTGCTCTTTCAGCACTCATAAAGCTTTTAAGCGATGGTATAGTAGCTTTACTTATCATACCTGTAAAACTATACCAATGGTTTCTATCACCCTGGCTGGGAGCTTCGTGTCGTTATACGCCAACCTGCTCTGCCTATACCATTGAAGCACTCAAAAAACATGGACCTATCAAAGGTCTTTGGCTTTCGATCAAACGAATCTTAAGTTGCAATCCCTGGGGTGGACACGGACACGATCCTGTACCTTAA
- a CDS encoding DUF2147 domain-containing protein, whose amino-acid sequence MGLKLLEGFTYDNDDEEWVDGTIYDPKSGSTYKCLMWFDGDPNTLMVKGYIGVSIIGKKVQWKRA is encoded by the coding sequence ATGGGTTTAAAACTGTTGGAAGGTTTTACATACGATAATGATGATGAAGAATGGGTAGACGGTACTATTTATGATCCTAAAAGTGGAAGTACCTACAAATGTCTGATGTGGTTCGATGGTGATCCCAACACACTCATGGTTAAAGGTTATATTGGAGTTTCCATCATTGGCAAAAAAGTACAATGGAAAAGAGCTTAG
- a CDS encoding DUF559 domain-containing protein has protein sequence MSQENFDNLFYGASYIVRQFAKDLRSHMTPAEKILWSEIRDRKLKGLKFRRQHPINCFIADFYCHEKKLVVEVDGEIHKFQKQYDINRTAELERLGIRVIRFENEEVLFQVSKVLNRIIEVVEEISKN, from the coding sequence ATGTCACAAGAGAATTTTGATAATCTGTTTTATGGAGCCAGTTATATAGTGAGGCAGTTCGCGAAAGATTTACGATCTCACATGACACCTGCTGAAAAGATCTTATGGTCTGAAATTAGAGACAGAAAATTAAAAGGACTCAAGTTCCGGCGGCAACATCCTATAAATTGTTTTATTGCTGATTTTTATTGTCATGAAAAAAAGTTGGTAGTAGAAGTTGATGGTGAGATTCATAAATTTCAAAAACAATATGATATAAATCGAACAGCTGAGTTAGAAAGACTTGGAATTCGTGTAATTAGATTTGAAAATGAAGAGGTATTGTTTCAAGTTTCTAAAGTGCTGAACAGGATAATTGAGGTTGTAGAGGAGATTTCCAAAAATTAA
- a CDS encoding NAD-dependent succinate-semialdehyde dehydrogenase — protein sequence MNLKSINPATGDTVREYDQFSWDELDNAIDSNYEAFKHWKKVPISQRSELLLKAAQVLRDKTEGLAFNITVEMGKNIKESRAEIEKCAWVCEYYANNAASFLNREIIPTEASESFASFQPLGPILAIMPWNFPFWQVFRFAAPALMAGNTCLLKHASNVPGCAMAIEDIFKEAGYPDHVFRSLLIRNDKVERTIADKRIKAVTLTGSTPAGKAVAATAGKQLKKCVLELGGSDPYIILEDADLRKTAEACVAGRILNAGQSCIGAKRFIVTEAIYNPFVEAFTDRMRAVTLGDPFDESKQMGPIARHNLRDDLHRQVENSVAKGATIMTGGYVPNRVGAFYPATVLTDVAPGMPAYHEELFGPVASVIKAKDEEEAIRIANDSVFGLGAAVFTQDIERGKRIAEFEIEAGCCFVNDFVRSDPRMPFGGIKESGFGRELSHYGMKEFVNIKGVWIK from the coding sequence ATGAATCTAAAAAGCATTAATCCGGCAACCGGAGATACAGTAAGAGAATACGATCAATTTTCGTGGGACGAATTAGATAACGCTATTGACAGTAATTACGAGGCATTTAAACATTGGAAAAAAGTTCCTATATCTCAACGGTCTGAACTATTATTAAAAGCAGCTCAGGTATTACGCGATAAAACTGAAGGTCTGGCTTTTAATATCACCGTAGAGATGGGTAAAAACATCAAGGAATCGCGCGCCGAAATAGAAAAATGTGCCTGGGTTTGCGAATACTATGCCAACAACGCAGCTTCTTTTCTCAATCGTGAAATTATCCCCACCGAGGCAAGCGAAAGTTTTGCTTCTTTTCAACCACTTGGACCAATATTGGCTATTATGCCGTGGAACTTTCCATTCTGGCAGGTTTTCAGATTTGCAGCTCCTGCCCTGATGGCCGGTAATACATGCCTCTTAAAACATGCATCCAACGTTCCGGGATGCGCCATGGCCATTGAAGATATATTTAAAGAGGCAGGTTATCCTGATCATGTTTTTCGATCATTACTTATCAGAAATGATAAGGTTGAACGCACCATTGCTGATAAAAGAATTAAAGCTGTAACATTAACAGGGAGTACACCTGCTGGTAAGGCAGTAGCCGCCACAGCTGGTAAACAACTAAAAAAATGCGTACTTGAATTAGGAGGTAGTGATCCTTATATAATTCTCGAAGATGCAGACCTGCGAAAAACTGCGGAAGCTTGTGTTGCAGGCCGAATTTTAAATGCTGGTCAGAGCTGCATTGGTGCCAAACGATTTATTGTGACTGAAGCAATTTATAATCCGTTTGTCGAAGCTTTTACCGACAGGATGAGAGCAGTAACCCTGGGCGACCCTTTTGATGAAAGCAAGCAAATGGGACCGATAGCCCGCCATAATCTGCGTGATGATTTGCATCGTCAGGTTGAAAACAGTGTGGCCAAAGGGGCTACCATCATGACTGGCGGTTATGTTCCAAACCGGGTGGGAGCCTTCTACCCTGCTACCGTATTAACTGATGTTGCTCCCGGAATGCCTGCCTATCACGAAGAGTTATTTGGTCCGGTTGCCTCAGTTATTAAAGCCAAAGATGAAGAAGAAGCCATCAGAATTGCGAACGATAGTGTATTTGGTTTGGGAGCAGCTGTTTTTACCCAGGATATCGAACGAGGTAAAAGAATCGCCGAATTTGAGATTGAAGCTGGTTGCTGTTTCGTAAACGATTTTGTTCGCTCCGATCCACGTATGCCATTTGGTGGAATAAAAGAAAGCGGATTCGGTCGTGAGTTATCTCATTACGGGATGAAAGAGTTTGTAAACATTAAAGGAGTTTGGATTAAATAA
- a CDS encoding regulatory protein RecX: MEYKKALYKAAALCSQQERCVSEIRKKLINWEVSDEEADKAIHFLIEEKYINEQRFAEFYVRDKFRFNGWGKIKIKYQLKQKEIANSDIENALAEINSSDYFSKLAELLQGKLKQIKNKDVWQTKAALARFGQSRGFEPHLIFQCIDEILNAND; this comes from the coding sequence ATGGAATATAAAAAAGCCTTGTACAAAGCCGCAGCTCTCTGCTCTCAGCAAGAAAGATGCGTTTCAGAAATAAGAAAAAAACTAATTAACTGGGAAGTATCAGATGAAGAGGCTGACAAAGCCATTCATTTTTTGATCGAAGAAAAATACATTAATGAACAACGCTTTGCTGAATTCTATGTGCGTGATAAATTTCGATTTAACGGTTGGGGTAAAATCAAGATAAAATATCAGCTAAAACAAAAAGAAATAGCCAATTCAGATATCGAAAATGCACTGGCTGAGATAAATTCATCCGACTATTTTTCAAAACTGGCAGAATTATTGCAAGGTAAACTGAAGCAAATCAAAAACAAGGATGTTTGGCAAACTAAAGCTGCACTGGCTCGTTTTGGTCAGTCACGTGGATTTGAGCCACACCTGATATTTCAATGTATTGATGAAATATTAAATGCCAACGACTAA
- a CDS encoding LPP20 family lipoprotein: MKKTALLLLIALLFLPNLMEAKKKPDWVKQRPNDPTYYIGIAMMPKEGSEVEYKQAARNNALKQMSSEIKVTVSSNSVLSKIETSYQFVENYESKVETSVLETLEGYEVNTWEDKSEFWVMMKLSKQRYAQIQEMKLDKAKMLASTFLSDAKKAIAVNDAFSALNYLAKATTSLKDHLESDLTYKTVDGTYNVGTEVFSTIQDVFRRIELVPVQSSYSIQFSKQLEVPIGINALFHSDNGEKVPLTGLPLVFEFTKGEGYLASQAKTNLDGYAGVSITRLLSKRKSQEITATFDFNSVMDNEDEEVHNLLEIFFPPKQLPSTFIAIEVQKSKAYLITEESVFGELDDQGAFSNMIKTQLNNNFFTFTTNMDDADFVVKINSKFVAGESRKGQGYEVFLVFAEFNISIFDTQSQTEIFADQLSGIRGMRPGNYEYALKDSRVKLLDQFEKKIEPRLEQVDM, encoded by the coding sequence ATGAAAAAAACAGCTCTACTGTTACTGATAGCTCTTTTGTTCCTTCCAAATCTGATGGAAGCCAAGAAAAAACCTGACTGGGTTAAACAACGTCCGAACGATCCGACTTATTACATAGGAATTGCCATGATGCCTAAAGAAGGCAGCGAAGTAGAATATAAACAGGCGGCACGCAACAATGCCCTCAAACAAATGAGTAGTGAAATTAAAGTAACCGTTTCATCCAATTCGGTATTGAGTAAAATTGAAACCAGCTACCAGTTTGTTGAAAATTACGAAAGTAAAGTTGAAACTTCAGTACTCGAAACACTAGAAGGATATGAAGTAAACACCTGGGAAGACAAAAGTGAATTCTGGGTGATGATGAAACTTTCTAAACAGCGATATGCTCAAATTCAGGAGATGAAACTGGATAAGGCAAAAATGCTGGCTAGCACTTTTTTATCAGATGCAAAGAAAGCCATAGCTGTTAATGATGCCTTTTCTGCTCTTAATTATCTGGCCAAGGCAACTACAAGTCTGAAAGATCATCTGGAAAGTGACCTGACATACAAAACTGTTGACGGAACCTACAATGTGGGTACTGAAGTGTTCAGTACAATTCAGGATGTATTCCGTCGGATAGAACTGGTTCCGGTTCAATCATCTTATTCTATTCAGTTTTCAAAGCAGCTCGAAGTTCCAATTGGTATAAATGCGTTATTCCATTCTGATAACGGTGAAAAAGTTCCTTTAACTGGTTTACCACTGGTTTTTGAATTCACCAAAGGTGAAGGTTATCTGGCATCACAAGCTAAAACCAATCTTGATGGATATGCTGGGGTTTCTATAACGCGCCTTCTATCAAAACGCAAATCACAAGAGATTACAGCTACTTTTGATTTTAATAGTGTGATGGATAATGAAGATGAAGAAGTTCATAATTTGCTCGAAATATTTTTCCCACCAAAGCAATTGCCATCAACTTTTATTGCCATCGAAGTGCAAAAATCTAAAGCCTATCTGATAACCGAAGAATCGGTATTTGGAGAACTGGACGATCAGGGAGCTTTTTCAAACATGATTAAAACTCAACTCAACAACAACTTTTTCACTTTCACAACCAATATGGATGATGCTGATTTTGTGGTGAAAATTAATTCTAAGTTTGTAGCCGGTGAATCACGTAAAGGTCAGGGTTACGAAGTATTTTTGGTTTTTGCTGAGTTCAATATTTCAATCTTCGATACTCAATCGCAAACCGAAATATTTGCCGATCAGCTTTCGGGTATCAGAGGCATGCGACCCGGTAATTATGAGTATGCACTCAAAGATTCTCGTGTAAAACTTTTAGATCAGTTTGAAAAGAAAATAGAGCCTCGCCTTGAACAGGTGGATATGTAA
- a CDS encoding rhodanese-like domain-containing protein — protein sequence MQKKALKWLVLFFLVTPTICSFSQVKKYKLDAKSFYNELISVKDPFIIDTRPGYKFQENRIQNAVLAESQDELLKLTKIIPKDTPIFVYCQIGDRSKRAVKALRGNGFTRVYELEDGLVTWIEAGLPLDTIKLE from the coding sequence ATGCAAAAAAAAGCTTTAAAATGGCTTGTTTTATTCTTTCTTGTCACCCCAACTATTTGTTCTTTTTCGCAAGTAAAAAAGTATAAGTTGGATGCCAAAAGTTTTTATAACGAACTTATTTCAGTCAAAGATCCATTTATTATTGACACCCGACCCGGGTATAAATTCCAGGAAAACAGAATACAAAACGCTGTTTTGGCCGAGAGTCAGGATGAATTACTGAAACTAACTAAAATAATACCTAAAGACACTCCCATCTTTGTTTACTGTCAGATTGGTGACCGATCGAAACGAGCTGTTAAAGCTTTAAGAGGTAATGGTTTCACCAGAGTGTATGAATTGGAAGATGGTTTGGTGACCTGGATCGAAGCCGGACTACCTCTTGATACTATAAAATTGGAATAA
- a CDS encoding CoA-binding protein encodes MKVTKDQINSFFNSESIAIAGVSRNEKKFGRMIFTELKKNGYNVIPVNPSSSEIDGQTCYSDITKLPDHIESLLIATPKDQTDEILRQAINKGIKNIWVQQFSNTDETLNIAEEYDKEIIHKKCIFMFAEPVAGVHKFHKTILKVFGSLPK; translated from the coding sequence ATGAAAGTTACCAAAGATCAAATCAATTCATTTTTTAATTCTGAATCTATTGCAATTGCCGGTGTTAGTCGAAACGAAAAGAAATTTGGCAGAATGATATTCACTGAATTAAAGAAAAACGGGTATAACGTAATTCCTGTTAATCCTTCCTCTTCCGAAATAGATGGCCAAACATGTTATTCCGACATAACTAAATTACCTGATCATATCGAAAGCCTTTTAATAGCTACACCAAAGGATCAAACAGATGAGATACTACGCCAAGCCATTAACAAAGGCATTAAAAATATATGGGTTCAACAGTTTTCAAATACAGATGAAACCTTAAATATTGCGGAAGAATACGATAAGGAAATCATCCACAAGAAGTGTATATTTATGTTTGCCGAGCCTGTTGCCGGGGTACATAAATTTCATAAAACCATACTGAAAGTATTTGGTAGTTTACCCAAATAA
- a CDS encoding 6-carboxytetrahydropterin synthase translates to MGKIRLTKEFRFEMAHALWNYDGLCKNIHGHSYILAVTVIGEPIADEDNVKLGMVMDFGDLKRIVNEEIINRLDHCIVINKNAPTAQLLSLPQMSDRHELVDYQPTCENMLFDFADRIKRRLPENIQLHSLKLNETANSYAEWFASDNE, encoded by the coding sequence ATGGGAAAGATAAGATTGACTAAAGAGTTTAGGTTTGAAATGGCTCATGCATTATGGAATTACGATGGATTATGTAAGAACATTCATGGGCATTCATATATTTTGGCAGTAACCGTTATAGGCGAACCTATTGCTGATGAAGACAATGTGAAGTTGGGAATGGTAATGGATTTTGGTGATTTAAAACGCATTGTAAATGAAGAAATCATTAATCGTTTAGATCATTGTATTGTTATCAATAAAAATGCACCCACCGCTCAATTGTTAAGTTTACCTCAGATGAGCGATCGTCATGAGTTGGTGGATTATCAGCCAACATGCGAGAATATGTTGTTTGATTTTGCTGACAGGATAAAACGAAGATTACCTGAAAATATACAATTACACAGCCTTAAATTAAACGAGACTGCCAATAGTTATGCCGAATGGTTTGCTTCGGACAATGAGTAA
- a CDS encoding metalloregulator ArsR/SmtB family transcription factor, translating into MKIKDLDAELLDKAAGMLKAIAHPMRIAILSHLEDGKMLTVTEIHKLLNIEQSTTSHHLGILKDKGVLSSKREGKNTFYYLKHNSLRNIVDCVSKCTIAS; encoded by the coding sequence ATGAAGATTAAAGATTTAGATGCAGAATTATTAGACAAAGCAGCTGGTATGTTAAAAGCAATCGCACATCCTATGCGAATTGCTATTCTTAGTCACCTTGAAGATGGAAAAATGTTGACAGTGACTGAAATACATAAACTTTTAAATATCGAACAATCTACTACTTCTCATCATCTTGGAATCTTAAAAGATAAAGGTGTTTTGTCGAGTAAGAGAGAAGGAAAAAATACATTTTACTATTTAAAGCACAATAGTTTACGAAATATTGTTGATTGTGTAAGTAAATGTACAATAGCTAGCTGA
- a CDS encoding polyprenyl synthetase family protein, producing the protein MKKFEPYFREQLKTKIPLLDIITNYLLRRKGKQMRPMLVFLSAKLNGQISESTYVAATLIELLHTATLIHDDVVDETYQRRGIFSINALWKSKIAVLVGDFFLSKGLTTALNTDQIGVLKVVSEAVKEMSEGELLQIEKSRKLDITEDVYYDIIRKKTATLIAACTRSGALSVDSSETQLNAMKDFGENLGIAFQIKDDLFDYESNGLIGKPTGNDIKEKKLTLPLIYSLQKTDSKTRRQILTKIRRHHKKERKVQEIVAFVKTSGGLEYTKEQMYKYAQKAIEALSIYPEDSTKEAMIKMVDFTIKRKK; encoded by the coding sequence ATGAAAAAGTTCGAGCCCTATTTCAGGGAACAGCTTAAAACAAAAATTCCTCTGCTTGATATAATTACCAACTACCTGTTAAGGCGTAAAGGCAAACAAATGCGCCCTATGCTGGTGTTTCTATCAGCCAAATTAAACGGACAAATTTCAGAATCAACCTATGTTGCTGCTACTCTTATTGAGTTGTTACATACTGCCACGCTTATACACGATGATGTAGTTGATGAAACCTATCAGCGAAGAGGCATCTTTTCCATTAATGCTCTATGGAAATCTAAAATTGCGGTTTTGGTTGGGGATTTTTTCCTTTCAAAAGGATTAACCACTGCTTTAAATACCGATCAAATTGGTGTACTAAAGGTAGTTTCTGAAGCGGTAAAAGAAATGAGTGAAGGCGAATTACTACAGATTGAAAAGTCGAGAAAACTGGATATTACCGAAGACGTTTACTACGATATTATTCGTAAAAAAACAGCAACTCTTATAGCTGCATGTACCAGATCAGGAGCACTTTCAGTTGATTCATCTGAAACACAACTTAATGCTATGAAAGATTTTGGTGAGAATCTGGGTATTGCCTTTCAGATTAAAGATGATTTATTCGATTACGAGTCTAATGGATTGATTGGTAAACCTACCGGTAACGACATAAAAGAAAAGAAGTTAACCCTGCCTCTTATCTATTCGCTTCAAAAAACTGATTCAAAAACCCGCCGTCAAATTTTAACAAAAATCAGACGTCACCATAAGAAGGAAAGAAAAGTGCAGGAAATAGTTGCCTTTGTAAAAACCAGCGGTGGTTTGGAATATACAAAAGAACAAATGTACAAGTATGCTCAAAAGGCCATTGAAGCACTTTCTATCTATCCGGAAGATAGTACCAAGGAAGCAATGATAAAAATGGTTGATTTCACTATTAAAAGAAAAAAATAA
- the deoC gene encoding deoxyribose-phosphate aldolase, translating into MIQDFADKYPCPLKEQEMKEVIAKAIDSSKKELDNKDVLKLLFNCIDLTSLYTEDSADSIRDFVDKVNDLHNHFDYVPQVAAMCVYPVFAPVLKSALKAKGVKIAVVSAGFPSSQTFTDVKKFETERAVDFGANEIDIVLSVGEFQEGNYEFAGEEIFQIKSVMKDAHLKVILESGTLKDMEEIWLASMLSIESGADFIKTSTGKQQPAATYEAAYVMLNTIKHHYQKTGIKIGFKPAGGISTPEDALIYYQLVKDILGEEWLNNELFRIGASRLANNLLTEIQKLETGKVEEVKYF; encoded by the coding sequence ATGATTCAGGATTTTGCTGATAAATACCCTTGTCCACTTAAGGAACAAGAAATGAAAGAAGTTATTGCTAAAGCAATTGATAGTTCTAAGAAAGAACTAGATAATAAAGATGTTCTGAAGTTATTATTTAATTGTATTGATTTAACTTCATTATATACTGAAGATTCTGCTGATAGTATAAGGGACTTTGTAGATAAAGTGAATGATTTGCACAATCATTTCGACTATGTTCCACAAGTGGCAGCCATGTGCGTTTATCCTGTGTTTGCTCCTGTTTTGAAGTCTGCTTTAAAAGCCAAAGGAGTAAAGATTGCTGTGGTATCGGCCGGGTTTCCTTCATCTCAAACTTTTACAGATGTTAAGAAGTTTGAAACGGAGAGAGCTGTAGATTTTGGAGCCAACGAAATTGATATTGTATTATCTGTTGGTGAGTTTCAGGAAGGTAACTATGAATTTGCCGGTGAGGAAATTTTTCAGATAAAAAGCGTAATGAAAGATGCTCATTTGAAAGTTATTCTTGAATCAGGTACACTGAAAGATATGGAAGAGATATGGCTGGCAAGCATGTTATCCATTGAGAGTGGAGCTGATTTTATTAAAACATCAACTGGTAAGCAGCAACCTGCCGCTACTTATGAAGCTGCCTATGTAATGCTTAATACTATTAAGCATCATTACCAAAAAACCGGTATAAAAATTGGATTTAAGCCGGCAGGAGGTATATCAACTCCCGAAGATGCATTGATTTATTATCAGTTAGTTAAAGATATATTGGGAGAGGAGTGGCTTAATAATGAACTATTCCGTATTGGTGCCAGCAGATTAGCTAATAATTTACTTACTGAAATTCAGAAATTGGAGACCGGTAAGGTTGAAGAGGTAAAATATTTCTAA
- a CDS encoding nucleotide pyrophosphohydrolase, whose protein sequence is MNIAEAQKQVDNWIKEYGVRYFSELTNMAILTEEVGELARVMARKYGDQSFKKNEEKLELADEMADVLWVLICLANQTGVNLTEAFAKNLEKKTSRDKDRHKNNEKLY, encoded by the coding sequence ATGAATATAGCAGAAGCTCAGAAACAAGTAGATAATTGGATTAAAGAATACGGAGTCAGATATTTTAGTGAACTAACCAATATGGCTATTTTGACTGAAGAAGTTGGTGAACTTGCCAGGGTTATGGCTCGTAAATACGGAGATCAATCTTTTAAGAAAAATGAAGAAAAACTGGAATTAGCCGATGAGATGGCCGATGTTTTATGGGTACTGATTTGCCTGGCTAATCAAACAGGTGTAAATTTAACAGAAGCTTTTGCTAAAAATCTGGAGAAGAAAACTTCACGTGATAAAGACAGACATAAAAACAACGAAAAATTATACTAA
- the dtd gene encoding D-aminoacyl-tRNA deacylase, with protein sequence MRVVIQRVSKASVTINEKVKSAINKGLLILVGVESEDNDEDIKWLAGKIAQLRIFPDDEGVMNRSVMDVKGELLIISQFTLHAKTKKGNRPSYIGAAPPEISIPLYERFVSKLHELSRIEPGTGEFGADMKVELINDGPVTIIIDSKRKE encoded by the coding sequence ATGCGTGTAGTTATTCAAAGAGTTAGTAAAGCGTCTGTTACTATCAATGAAAAGGTAAAATCAGCTATAAACAAAGGTTTATTGATATTGGTTGGAGTAGAAAGTGAAGATAATGATGAAGATATCAAATGGTTAGCAGGCAAAATAGCTCAATTGCGTATATTTCCAGATGACGAAGGTGTGATGAACAGATCTGTGATGGATGTTAAGGGAGAATTACTAATCATTAGTCAGTTTACACTGCATGCCAAAACAAAAAAGGGAAACCGGCCGTCATATATAGGTGCTGCACCTCCAGAAATTTCAATACCGTTATATGAAAGATTTGTCAGTAAGCTGCATGAACTTAGTAGAATAGAACCAGGAACAGGTGAATTTGGTGCTGATATGAAAGTAGAACTGATTAATGACGGACCTGTTACTATTATTATTGACAGTAAAAGAAAAGAATAG
- a CDS encoding endonuclease, protein MKLNILASFLLFFNVVIFAQIPTGYYNNADGKSGYELKTALYNIIKGHTQQSYTSLWTHFKTTDKKSDGTVWDMYSDIPGGTPAYVYIFAEDQCGNYSGESSCYNREHSWPKSWFGDGYPMYTDLFHLYPTDGYVNGKRGNYPFGEVNSATWTSTNGSKLGNNSTEGYSSVVFEPIDEYKGDFARSYFYMATRYENIISSWQTNTGASEILDGSNEKVFKDWQLKLLFKWHNDDPVSDKEINRNNDVYGIQNNRNPFIDHPEYVALIWTTETSVKNNSFEDFNLYPNPSNGTITITGNFNDSENILCFYNNLGQLVYRINKANFTQSQVNISHLSKGVYYLKIEAKNKQFATKKVILH, encoded by the coding sequence ATGAAATTAAATATTTTAGCCTCATTTTTACTCTTCTTTAATGTCGTAATTTTTGCACAAATACCGACCGGTTATTACAATAACGCTGATGGCAAATCAGGCTATGAACTAAAAACCGCTTTATATAATATCATTAAAGGTCATACCCAACAAAGTTACACGAGTTTATGGACGCATTTTAAAACTACTGATAAAAAATCTGATGGTACCGTTTGGGATATGTATTCCGATATTCCGGGGGGTACTCCAGCATATGTCTACATTTTTGCAGAAGATCAATGCGGTAATTACTCAGGTGAAAGTAGTTGTTACAATCGCGAACACAGTTGGCCTAAAAGCTGGTTTGGCGATGGATATCCGATGTATACAGATCTTTTTCACCTTTATCCAACGGACGGCTATGTTAATGGTAAACGAGGGAATTATCCTTTTGGTGAAGTGAATTCAGCAACCTGGACTTCAACCAATGGTAGCAAACTTGGAAATAACAGTACTGAAGGTTATTCATCAGTGGTATTTGAACCAATAGATGAATACAAAGGTGATTTTGCAAGAAGCTATTTTTATATGGCCACCCGCTATGAAAATATAATTAGTTCATGGCAGACAAATACAGGAGCATCAGAAATACTTGATGGATCTAATGAAAAAGTATTTAAAGATTGGCAGTTAAAACTGTTATTTAAATGGCATAACGACGATCCGGTAAGTGATAAAGAAATCAACAGAAACAATGATGTTTATGGTATTCAGAATAACAGAAATCCATTTATTGATCACCCAGAATACGTTGCTTTAATATGGACAACAGAAACATCTGTAAAGAATAATTCATTTGAAGATTTTAATTTATATCCTAATCCTTCCAATGGAACAATTACGATAACAGGTAACTTCAATGATTCCGAAAATATCCTATGTTTCTACAATAATCTTGGACAATTAGTTTATCGTATAAATAAAGCCAATTTTACACAATCTCAAGTTAACATTAGTCATTTATCGAAAGGAGTATATTATTTGAAAATTGAGGCTAAAAACAAACAATTCGCTACCAAAAAAGTTATTCTTCATTAA